In Rutidosis leptorrhynchoides isolate AG116_Rl617_1_P2 chromosome 2, CSIRO_AGI_Rlap_v1, whole genome shotgun sequence, one genomic interval encodes:
- the LOC139890293 gene encoding uncharacterized protein: MRTQIKSFKQLPGELFHEAYERLKELLRACPHHEIPKWELVKAFYDSLDSQNRQYLLAASGGAFLTRSSDDEWMFFEQLSKGSKTQASGLACNVSEVQEVCEICGDPSHFSYGCRNGIPPVNHHIVAEHVNEVQGRRFDPYSNTYNSGWRNHPNFSWSNNNALNANQGNQQRPQNNFQNQVEVQNKSIGALAKEIGNVAESKGNREPGTIPSYTVLNPNHKDSGKGHSVNMVGTLRSGKKYDNKVGEKEVAQRDASKSPIVLDEEDERKLNASLPKKVKLIEKVSAVISGSLPPKFKDPGTPLISVTVGNVNVKKALLDLGASINILPSSLVDQYELGTLKYTDILVQLADRSMRTPRGCWKM, translated from the exons AtgcgtacgcaaataaaatcttttaaacaattacCGGGTGAATTATTTCATGAAGCGTATGAACGTCTGAAGGAGTTACTTAGGGCATGTCCACACCATGAGATACCCAAGTGGGAATTGGTTAAAGCTTTCTATGATAGTTTAGATTCCCAAAACAGGCAGTATCTTTTGGCGGCTAGTGGTGGGGCATTCTTAACTCGGTCTAGTGATGATGAATGGATGTTCTTCGAACAGTtaagcaagggttcaaaaacccaagcttcg ggtcttgcttgtaatgtttcgGAAGTTCAGGAAGTATGTGAGatttgtggagatccttctcaCTTTTCATATGGATGTAGAAATGGGATTCCACCGGTAAATCATCACATAGTGGCAGAACATGTTAACGAGGTTCAGGGAAGGAGATTTGATCCATACTCCAACACGTATAATTCGGGTTGGAGAAACCATCCTAATTTCAGTTGGAGCAATAACAATGCTCTAAATGCTAACCAAGGGAACCAACAAAGACCGCAAAACAACTTTCAAAACCAGG TGGAGGTGCAAAACAAGTCTATTGGTGCATTGGCTAAGGAGATTGGTAATGTAGCGGAGAGTAAGGGAAATCGGGAGCCGGGTACCATACCGAGTTACACGGTGTTAAATCCAAATCATAAGGACTCTGGAAAAGGGCATAGTGTTAATATGGTAGGTACCTTGCGTAGTGGAAAGAAGTATGACAACAAGGTTGGTGAGAAAGAGGTAGCTCAACGCGATGCAAGTAAGTCTCCTATCGTTCTTGATGAGGAGGATGAG CGTAAACTCAACGCATCATTGCCCAAAAAGGTAAAATTAATTGAAAAAGTGAGTGCTGTAATTTCGGGTTCACTTCCTCCTAAGTTTAAGGACCCGGGGACACCATTAATTTCGGTTACGGTGGGTAATGTTAATGTCAAAAAGGCTTTGTTGGACTTAGGGGCTAGTATTAACATACTTCCATCGAGCCTTGTTGACCAATACGAGTTGGGAACTTTAAAATATACAGATATTCTCGTCCAACTTGCGGATCGGTCAATGAGAACTCCACGGGGATGTTGGAAAATGTGA